GAGATACTGAGGCGGCTTTCTGAGTTTAAAAAACTTGGTTACCCGATCATGGTTGGTGCATCCAGAAAAACTTTTATTGGTAATGTATGTGGTGGTCAGACCCCATTACCTGTTACAGAACGACTTGAGGGGAGTCTCGCAGCTGCATGTATATCTGTTATGAATGGTGCTGATATGGTACGTGTTCATGATGTGAAAGAGACGCGTAGATGTCTGTGTTTAGTGGATCGTGTTGTTAAGAAACATTAATGCCAGCTATGATTAGGGTTTCTTGGTACAATAATCCAAAACAAAATGTATAGCAGAATACCGAGTCCTGGTGGGAAAAATACTATAACCACCCAGAAAATACGAACTAAAACCGGGTCTATCTTAAAATAATCCCCGATGCCCCCACATACCCCGCCTAGGATCCTGTCTTTTCCTGATCTATAAAGACGCCTATAATCAGATGTCTCAGAAACATTATCAGATGATTTAGAATCAACATTGTTAGCGGTCTCCTCACAGCCTTTTATGTTTTGTCTCACAGTTGCTGTAAACATTAAAACAAAATACCCGAAGATGAGAACAAGAATAAATATGAGTGGTAGAACCCTATTAATCGCTAATAAGAAATCCTCAAAAAACCTGATACCAAAAAAATCAAATATCCTAAAAATTTCTATAACAACCCATATAACAAGTATAATACCTATAGCGCTGAGTACAGGTGAAATCCACCTAAAAGGCTGATATTTTCTAGAAGCATAACCAGTGTATAAAAAAAACAGCATTAAACAAAAAAACAACCATAAATAGGTTTGTAGAAAATCACCTACATCAGCAAAAACAGGAACTGTACCAGATGTAGATTTCATAACAACAATAATGATCCAAAGAACAGCTAAACCTATAATACTCA
The DNA window shown above is from Candidatus Thermoplasmatota archaeon and carries:
- a CDS encoding PspC domain-containing protein translates to MVYCSKCGKENEDDAEFCSKCGNKLTAAKKTDTSARKKKTSLDEQVENFAEEIGQLGIKAGKTIEKGVRDFGEEVSDIGKRVTKELEKTGKEFEGWVDRTFGILWPLIVSIIGLAVLWIIIVVMKSTSGTVPVFADVGDFLQTYLWLFFCLMLFFLYTGYASRKYQPFRWISPVLSAIGIILVIWVVIEIFRIFDFFGIRFFEDFLLAINRVLPLIFILVLIFGYFVLMFTATVRQNIKGCEETANNVDSKSSDNVSETSDYRRLYRSGKDRILGGVCGGIGDYFKIDPVLVRIFWVVIVFFPPGLGILLYILFWIIVPRNPNHSWH